From a region of the Toxotes jaculatrix isolate fToxJac2 chromosome 7, fToxJac2.pri, whole genome shotgun sequence genome:
- the letm2 gene encoding LETM1 domain-containing protein LETM2, mitochondrial, producing MAVFSHQVLFAVTRSRGSYLLSKRHSCSSLSPKAYLHIDPPRHVLSPFPLRHSRYGYPHCYRGHALSRGHSSALLARSLHSSGVWLQDIKQEDSKASPAAAQDASQGAKKDSVAAAAQSQPPSAPTQTSTTTTTAAAVPPVQERAVAKKSLYQRIVDELKHYYNGFRLLGIDIKIAGRMVWRLLHGQVLTRRERRRLMRTCADLFRLVPFMVFIIVPFMEFLLPVFLKLFPEMLPSTFETESKKEEKQKKGLAAKLELAKFLQETIAEMARRNKAKALTEDETQRFSTYVQKVRGTGEQPTTKDIVRFSKLFEDELTLEHLERPQLVALCKLLELQPIGTNNLLRFQLMMQLRTIKSDDEMIAAEGVAAMSVSELQAACRSRGMRSLGLTTDQLRLQLQQWLDLHLKENVPPSLLLLSRAMYLTDLKPKSPVIPPVPKLEKATPAENTGANAASVSSDTLTDPALIIKDRSVEEIRDKAPVVSDKPLTPAEVLQAKAATEVSQKSKMSANGV from the exons ATGGCGGTCTTTAGTCACCAGGTGCTCTTTGCAGTCACAAGATCAAG GGGATCCTATTTATTATCCAAGAGGcacagctgctcctctctgtctcccaaaGCCTATCTCCACATAGACCCTCCCCGCCATGTCTTGTCACCATTCCCACTCAGGCACTCTCGTTATGGCTACCCCCACTGTTACCGGGGCCACGCCCTCAGCCGTGGGCACAGCTCCGCCCTGCTCGCCCGTTCTCTACACAGCTCAGGTGTTTGGCTCCAGGATATAAAACAAGAGGACTCTAAGGCCTCCCCAGCTGCTGCACAGGATGCTTCTCAAGGCGCTAAAAAGGactctgtggctgctgcagcCCAGTCTCAGCCCCCGTCAGCTCCCACTCAAacgtccaccaccaccaccacagcggCTGCCGTCCCTCCGGTGCAGGAGCGGGCAGTCGCGAAAAAATCTCTGTATCAGAGGATTGTGGATGAGTTGAAGCATTACTACAATGGGTTCCGGTTACTTGGCATCGACATTAAGATTGCAGGCCGGATGGTGTGGAGGCTGCTGCATGGACAAGTGCTCACGcgcagggagaggagaagg ctgaTGAGGACCTGTGCTGACCTGTTCCGTCTGGTGCCCTTCATGGTGTTCATCATCGTTCCTTTCATGGAGTTCCTTCTTCCCGTCTTTCTCAAACTCTTCCCAGAGATGTTGCCCTCCACCTTCGAGACAGAGTCCAAAAAG gaggagaagcagaagaaggGTCTCGCTGCGAAGCTGGAACTGGCCAAGTTTCTACAAGAGACCATCGCTGAGATGGCCCGAAGAAATAAGGCTAAAGCTCTGACAGAGGATGAGACACAGCGCTTCTCCACATATGTTCAGAAG GTCCGGGGTACAGGTGAGCAGCCCACCACGAAGGATATTGTCCGGTTTTCGAAGCTGTTTGAGGATGAACTGACGCTGGAGCACCTGGAGCGCCCCCAGCTGGTGGCTCTGTGCaaactgctggagctgcagcccATCGGCACCAACAACTTGCTGCGTTTTCAGCTGATGATGCAACTCAGGACCATCAAATCAGACGATGAG ATGATTGCAGCAGAGGGTGTGGCAGCTATGAGTGTGTCAGAGCTACAGGCAGCGTGTCGTAGTCGTGGGATGAGGTCTCTGGGTCTCACCACTGATCAGCTacggctgcagctgcagcag TGGCTGGATCTGCACCTGAAGGAGAATGttcctccatcactgctgctgctctccagaGCCATGTACCTGACTGACCTCAAACCAAAATCCCCAGTCATCCCACCTGTTCCCAAACTAGAG AAAGCTACCCCAGCGGAGAATACAGGAGCAAACGCAGCCTCAGTCAGTAGTGACACGTTGACAGACCCCGCTCTCATCATCAAAGACAGATCG GTGGAGGAGATCAGAGACAAGGCTCCTGTGGTCTCGGACAAACCTCTGACACCTGCTGAAGTACTTCAG GCTAAAGCAGCAACAGAGGTGTCCCAGAAGAGCAAGATGAGTGCCAATGGTGTTTAA
- the prnpb gene encoding prion protein b isoform X2 yields MKPTVIAVLCLSLLLNINFSLAKKRIGLFKKTPKIKTNLDTKSKSTQQFNQGGYPQQPGSAGGYSNPGGYPQQPGSAGGYSNQGGYPQQPGRAGGYFNQGGYPQQPGSAGGYFNQGGYPQHPGRAGGYSNQGGYPQQPSYPAGGYPAGGYPAQGYQYGGGYGSYGGYGGYPGGYVNYNPNNKILSPHYGGSFGYGGYGARGGSPFSQSVQEMGVYPQDKSRGFGRSAVMAAAGGAVAGMALGYGLGRFPRPHFHFHSPQEEYYYNHYMYRKYGVKSSDENDYGRDYVYSQPLKNYDNYMDECMKRTDLLPAENRNPQNKPAATTTATTTTTTSTATTSTPAPEMGIGTNTTKTNSTSPENSSTSAPSTPHSVNESKANPEPPASQAVRTDATDDDDTVSIVEIGYPALIRQLKVKRCMELYMVYSERYLKKKTEPRTSNGVERLDMGLQGLLAAVISTILMLLNSNMLMLLH; encoded by the exons ATGAAGCCGACTGTGATAGCGGTGTTGTGTCTGTCCCTTCTTTTGAACATTAATTTTTCGCTGGCCAAGAAAAGAATAGGACTCTTTAAGAAGACCccgaaaataaaaacaaatctggaCACCAAGTCTAAGAGTACGCAACAGTTCAACCAAGGAG GCTACCCTCAGCAACCAGGCAGTGCTGGGGGTTACTCTAACCCAGGAGGCTACCCTCAGCAACCAGGCAGTGCTGGGGGTTACTCTAACCAAGGAGGTTACCCCCAGCAACCAGGCAGAGCTGGGGGTTACTTTAACCAAGGTGGTTACCCCCAGCAACCAGGTAGTGCTGGGGGTTACTTTAACCAAGGAGGCTACCCTCAGCATCCAGGCAGAGCTGGTGGTTACTCTAACCAAGGAGGGTACCCCCAGCAGCCAAGCTACCCAGCAGGGGGCTATCCAGCTGGTGGATACCCAGCACAGGGGTACCAATATGGAGGAGGTTATGGTAGTTATGGGGGTTATGGAGGTTATCCAGGTGGATATGTGAACTACAACCCAAACAACAAAATCCTGAGCCCTCACTATGGTGGCAGCTTTGGTTATGGAGGCTATGGAGCAAGGGGCGGCTCCCCCTTTTCCCAGTCGGTTCAGGAAATGGGTGTGTATCCCCAAGATAAATCCAGAGGGTTTGGGCGCAGTGCAGTAATGGCAGCAGCTGGAGGGGCTGTGGCAGGAATGGCCCTGGGCTACGGACTTGGAAGGTTCCCTCGTCCCCACTTCCACTTCCACAGCCCTCAGGAGGAGTACTACTACAACCACTACATGTATAGGAAATATGGTGTCAAGTCTTCTGATGAAAATGACTATGGCAGAGACTACGTGTACAGCCAACCCCTCAAGAACTATGACAATTACATGGATGAGTGCATGAAGAGAACAGACCTCCTGCCTGCAGAGAATCGAAATCCTCAAAACAAACCAGCTGCCACCACCACAGCTACAACCACCACAACTACTTCTACAGCTACCACATCTACTCCTGCCCCGGAAATGGGCATTGGCACCAACACAACAAAGACTAACAGCACTTCACCAGAAAACTCCTCGACCTCTGCACCTTCAACTCCCCACTCTGTAAATGAGTCAAAAGCCAACCCTGAGCCTCCAGCTTCACAGGCTGTCAGAACTGATGctactgatgatgatgatacagtCAGCATTGTGGAGATCGGCTACCCAGCACTGATCAGACAGCTGAAGGTCAAGAGATGTATGGAGCTGTACATGGTTTACTCTGAAAGGTACttgaagaagaagacagagccCAGAACCAGCAATGGTGTGGAGAGACTGGACATGGGCTTACAAGGACTTTTAGCTGCGGTCATCAGTACAATACTGATGCTATTGAACAGCAATATGCTAATGCTGCTGCACTGA
- the prnpb gene encoding prion protein b isoform X1 has translation MKPTVIAVLCLSLLLNINFSLAKKRIGLFKKTPKIKTNLDTKSKSTQQFNQGGHPQQPGSAGGYSNPGGYPQQPGSAGGYSNPGGYPQQPGSAGGYSNQGGYPQQPGRAGGYFNQGGYPQQPGSAGGYFNQGGYPQHPGRAGGYSNQGGYPQQPSYPAGGYPAGGYPAQGYQYGGGYGSYGGYGGYPGGYVNYNPNNKILSPHYGGSFGYGGYGARGGSPFSQSVQEMGVYPQDKSRGFGRSAVMAAAGGAVAGMALGYGLGRFPRPHFHFHSPQEEYYYNHYMYRKYGVKSSDENDYGRDYVYSQPLKNYDNYMDECMKRTDLLPAENRNPQNKPAATTTATTTTTTSTATTSTPAPEMGIGTNTTKTNSTSPENSSTSAPSTPHSVNESKANPEPPASQAVRTDATDDDDTVSIVEIGYPALIRQLKVKRCMELYMVYSERYLKKKTEPRTSNGVERLDMGLQGLLAAVISTILMLLNSNMLMLLH, from the coding sequence ATGAAGCCGACTGTGATAGCGGTGTTGTGTCTGTCCCTTCTTTTGAACATTAATTTTTCGCTGGCCAAGAAAAGAATAGGACTCTTTAAGAAGACCccgaaaataaaaacaaatctggaCACCAAGTCTAAGAGTACGCAACAGTTCAACCAAGGAGGCCACCCTCAGCAACCAGGCAGTGCTGGGGGTTACTCTAACCCAGGAGGCTACCCTCAGCAACCAGGCAGTGCTGGGGGTTACTCTAACCCAGGAGGCTACCCTCAGCAACCAGGCAGTGCTGGGGGTTACTCTAACCAAGGAGGTTACCCCCAGCAACCAGGCAGAGCTGGGGGTTACTTTAACCAAGGTGGTTACCCCCAGCAACCAGGTAGTGCTGGGGGTTACTTTAACCAAGGAGGCTACCCTCAGCATCCAGGCAGAGCTGGTGGTTACTCTAACCAAGGAGGGTACCCCCAGCAGCCAAGCTACCCAGCAGGGGGCTATCCAGCTGGTGGATACCCAGCACAGGGGTACCAATATGGAGGAGGTTATGGTAGTTATGGGGGTTATGGAGGTTATCCAGGTGGATATGTGAACTACAACCCAAACAACAAAATCCTGAGCCCTCACTATGGTGGCAGCTTTGGTTATGGAGGCTATGGAGCAAGGGGCGGCTCCCCCTTTTCCCAGTCGGTTCAGGAAATGGGTGTGTATCCCCAAGATAAATCCAGAGGGTTTGGGCGCAGTGCAGTAATGGCAGCAGCTGGAGGGGCTGTGGCAGGAATGGCCCTGGGCTACGGACTTGGAAGGTTCCCTCGTCCCCACTTCCACTTCCACAGCCCTCAGGAGGAGTACTACTACAACCACTACATGTATAGGAAATATGGTGTCAAGTCTTCTGATGAAAATGACTATGGCAGAGACTACGTGTACAGCCAACCCCTCAAGAACTATGACAATTACATGGATGAGTGCATGAAGAGAACAGACCTCCTGCCTGCAGAGAATCGAAATCCTCAAAACAAACCAGCTGCCACCACCACAGCTACAACCACCACAACTACTTCTACAGCTACCACATCTACTCCTGCCCCGGAAATGGGCATTGGCACCAACACAACAAAGACTAACAGCACTTCACCAGAAAACTCCTCGACCTCTGCACCTTCAACTCCCCACTCTGTAAATGAGTCAAAAGCCAACCCTGAGCCTCCAGCTTCACAGGCTGTCAGAACTGATGctactgatgatgatgatacagtCAGCATTGTGGAGATCGGCTACCCAGCACTGATCAGACAGCTGAAGGTCAAGAGATGTATGGAGCTGTACATGGTTTACTCTGAAAGGTACttgaagaagaagacagagccCAGAACCAGCAATGGTGTGGAGAGACTGGACATGGGCTTACAAGGACTTTTAGCTGCGGTCATCAGTACAATACTGATGCTATTGAACAGCAATATGCTAATGCTGCTGCACTGA
- the LOC121185257 gene encoding uncharacterized protein LOC121185257: protein MKLNSLSVLCLSLLLFHTRSSLAKKGGGFGKGFSSKKIPTSNRGSTHTNTNTGRKTNQGSSSKGGYPKQPGQSNQGGYPPQSGRPGYPGGYPRQGGGYHNQYSARGSPFGGGYGSYGGYPGGYINHNPNNKVLSPHYGGSFGYGGYGVRGGSPFSQSVQSMGMYPQDKSRGFGRSAVMAAAGGAVAGMALGYGLGRFPRPHFHFHSPQEEYYYNHYMYRKYGVKSTDSNDYSRDYVYSQPPKTYDSYMDACMKRTDLLPAENRNPQNKPATTATVVTSVRDTGTGSNSAETNSIPAENSLTSAASTPRSLNQPEANPVPPASQAVSDAEDDDTVSIVEIGYPALIEQLKARRCLELYIVDSEMYLKKVTGRGQGLEMGLQGFLAVVTSMILMLLNSNMLMFLH, encoded by the coding sequence ATGAAGCTGAATTCATTATCTGTGCTGTGCCTGTCACTTCTTTTGTTTCACACTCGCTCTTCACTGGCTAAGAAAGGTGGTGGTTTTGGGAAAGGCTTCAGCTCAAAGAAGATCCCTACATCAAACCGAGGCAGCACCCACACTAACACAAATACGGGCCGCAAAACTAATCAGGGCTCCAGCTCCAAGGGTGGATACCCCAAACAGCCTGGACAGAGTAATCAAGGAGGCTACCCTCCGCAGTCAGGCAGACCGGGGTATCCAGGCGGTTACCCCCGACAGGGTGGAGGGTACCATAACCAGTATTCAGCACGGGGCTCCCCATTTGGAGGAGGTTATGGAAGTTATGGGGGTTATCCAGGTGGATATATCAACCACAACCCAAACAACAAAGTCCTGAGCCCTCACTATGGTGGCAGCTTTGGTTATGGGGGGTACGGAGTTAGGGGCGGCTCCCCTTTTTCCCAGTCGGTTCAGTCAATGGGTATGTATCCCCAAGATAAATCCAGAGGGTTTGGGCGCAGTGCAGTAatggcagcagctggaggagctgtggCAGGAATGGCCCTGGGCTATGGGCTTGGAAGGTTCCCTCGTCCCCACTTCCACTTCCACAGCCCCCAGGAGGAGTACTACTACAACCACTACATGTATAGGAAATATGGTGTCAAGTCTACTGATAGCAATGACTACAGCAGAGACTACGTGTACAGCCAACCCCCCAAGACCTATGACAGTTACATGGATGCGTGCATGAAGAGAACAGACCTCCTGCCTGCAGAGAATCGAAATCCTCAAAACAAACCCGCCACCACAGCTACTGTTGTCACCTCAGTTCGTGACACTGGCACAGGCAGCAACTCAGCTGAGACCAACAGTATTCCAGCAGAAAACTCCTTAACCTCTGCAGCTTCAACTCCCCGCTCTCTAAATCAGCCTGAAGCCAACCCTGTGCCTCCAGCTTCACAGGCTGTCAGTGATGCTGAAGATGACGATACAGTCAGCATTGTGGAGATCGGCTACCCTGCACTGATCGAGCAGCTGAAGGCCAGGAGATGTTTGGAGCTGTACATAGTTGACTCCGAAATGTACTTGAAGAAAGTGACAGGCAGGGGGCAGGGACTGGAGATGGGCTTGCAAGGGTTTTTAGCAGTGGTCACCAGTATGATACTGATGCTACTGAACAGCAACATGCTAATGTTTCTGCACTGA
- the sprn2 gene encoding shadow of prion protein 2: MLGLQKLPLTVALCLLLLATLLPSSEARRGRGGGGFSRGGGGYSRGWGGGGSQAYRPSPVQSSGPSAGKVAGAAAAGAVGGAMLGSALSRPGYGYGYGGGFGGYGGYGGYGGYGGGYGYPRYGGGGGGYGPRPGYEPEGSGDMEYYTGASSGPIYNSIIVVIGSLMSLLMGHWVAVM; the protein is encoded by the coding sequence atgttgggCCTGCAGAAACTCCCCCTCACAGTGGCCCTCTGCCTGCTGCTCCTTGCCACGCTGTTACCCAGCTCTGAGGCCCGGCGTGGTCGTGGAGGTGGTGGCTTTAGCCGAGGTGGAGGAGGCTACAGCCGGGGCTGGGGCGGTGGTGGCAGCCAGGCCTACAGGCCATCACCTGTCCAGAGCAGTGGTCCCAGTGCAGGGAAGGTAGCAggggcagctgcagcaggcgcTGTAGGAGGAGCGATGCTCGGATCTGCCTTGAGCCGCCCTGGGTATGGGTACGGGTATGGTGGAGGATTTGGGGGATACGGGGGATACGGGGGATATGGAGGATATGGAGGGGGCTATGGCTACCCACGAtatggaggaggtggtggtggctATGGCCCCAGGCCTGGCTATGAGCCAGAGGGCTCTGGAGATATGGAGTACTACACCGGAGCATCCAGTGGCCCTATCTACAACAGTATCATTGTTGTCATTGGCTCCCTCATGTCTCTGCTGATGGGCCACTGGGTGGCAGTCATGTAA
- the rassf2b gene encoding ras association domain-containing protein 2b, translating into MDDTQDGVQIGENKFISKATVLSHLKTYNLYYEGQNLQLRHREEEGELVVEGLLNIFWGLRRPIRLQMQDDHERIRPPPSSTSWHSGCNLDSQGSPNSTDGQQNTQQSPPTVEVTPPDIQPEDNGLMEEQTQEDSESSSQLLRTKSDAGVLRRGQRRSPSDQRKIRRHRFSINGHFYNHKTAVFTPAYGSVTNVRINSCMRTPQVLRVLLNKFKIENSPDDFALYLVHASGERVKLKRSDYPLVLRVMQGPCEQVCKIFLMEEDLGEEVTYDVAQYIKFEMPVLQSFITKLKEEEDREVQKLRRRYNYLRCIIEKQLRCLPEGATCM; encoded by the exons ATGGATGATACACAGGACGGGGTTCAGATTGGAGAGAACAAGTTCATCAGCAA ggCAACAGTACTCTCCCATCTTAAGACATACAACCTCTACTATGAAGGACAAAATCTACagctcagacacagagaa GAAGAGGGGGAGCTGGTCGTAGAGGGCTTGCTGAATATCTTCTGGGGCCTGCGGCGACCAATCAGACTTCAGATGCAGGATGACCACGAGCGAATCCGacctcccccctcctctacGTCCTGGCACTCCGGTTGTAATCTGGACAGTCAAGG ttCCCCCAACAGCACAGATGGTCAACAGAACACCCAGCAGAGCCCGCCCACAGTGGAAGTTACGCCACCTGACATCCAACCAGAGGACAACGGTTTGATGGAAGAGCAGACACAAG AGGACAGTGAGAGCTCCTCTCAGCTCCTAAGGACAAAGAGTGATGCTGGAGTCTTGAGACGGGGACAGCGACGGTCACCAAGCGACCAGAGGAAAATTCGACGCCATCGCTTCTCCATCAACGGACACTTCTACAACCATAAG acAGCAGTGTTTACTCCTGCTTATGGCTCAGTGACTAATGTTCGGATCAACAGCTGCATGAGAACACCTCAGGTCCTACGAGTCCTCCTCAATAAGTTTAAAATTGAAAACAGCCCAGATGATTTTGCGCTTTACCTTGTCCATGCCAGTGGAG AGCGTGTGAAACTGAAGCGGAGTGACTACCCCCTGGTGCTGAGAGTAATGCAGGGTCCATGTGAGCAGGTCTGCAAAATTTTCCTCATGGAAGAAGATCTGGGGGAAGAAGTCACGTATGAT GTGGCGCAGTATATCAAGTTTGAAATGCCTGTCCTGCAGAGTTTCATCACCAAgctgaaggaagaggaggacagagaggtcCAGAAACTCAGGAGAAG GTATAATTACCTGCGGTGTATAATTGAGAAGCAGCTCCGTTGTCTTCCAGAGGGGGCGACGTGTATGTGA